In Actinomycetota bacterium, the sequence GGACGTCAGCAGCTCCCACACGGGCGAGCGCGGGGGAACCCGGATCGAGCCCATCCCCCGGAACGCCGCCCACAGGTCGCCGTCGCTGGCGGTGGCGATGGAGACGGCGGGGCGGAGCAGGTGGCCCTCCAGCAGGAACAGGCTGCAGCGGTCGGCAGCGACCGCCTCCCGCGCCATGTCGCCCAGGAGCCGCAGGACCTCGTCCAGTTCCAGCGTCGAGTTCAGGGCCAGCGCGACGCGGTGCAGCAGGTCGCCGCCGAGGTGGCCGGGCGGGCCGCCCTCGGACGAGGACGCCCGCCCGCCACCGCTGGGCATGCCGACCAGCCGCGCCCCGCCCACGATCGCCTCCTGCACCGGGGATCCGTGGAGATCCCCTACTCACTGGTACGGACGAACCCCCCAGGCCGTAACGCGGCTGGCGCAACTGTTCTGCTGGCGCACACCCGGGCTCGGCAGCGCGCGACCCGGATCGGGGGCCTGTGGCGCGTTGCGGCGAGTCCGCCGGTGTGCGCTGTGCGGTGTTCGGCTCCTGCTGAGCGCACGTTCAGGCATCGGTTCTCGACCGTTTCCGCGCACCTTTCCGTCCATCGTTCGGGGGAAGCAGTCACCCGGCTATTGGGGTGAGTTCTCATCCTCTATTCGGGGTGATAACTCACCCCTTCTTCGGTCGGAACTCACCCTCTCGAGTGGCTGACGGGGGCCGGAAGATGCGGGGCTCGCTCGCGCGAACCGGCGCGTATACCACTGTAGGGACCGGTCTAGGCCATCTTCGCCCCGAGCCGAGAGGCCTGTAGTGCTACGAAGCACAGGCGGCCGCCGTATCCACATCACCGAGAACCGGATGAAAGGCCGAGCTATCGATCCGGGGGTTCTCCAGCACTAGTTGGGTGCGTAACTTCCCGAATGGAAGCGACGTTGACCCCGATGATCGGCCGCATGGCCGTCACCGGGGTCGGGAGGCAGCACCGATGACCGCACTCGCCATAGCCCCAGACGGCAGGGGGCACGTCGCGGACGGTGCACTGGCCCGAGCCCACCTCGCGGGTCAGCCGGAGGCGTTCGCGCGCCTGTACGAGCGCTTCTTCGCACGCCTCGTCGCGCTCTGCGTCCGACACGTCGTCGACACCGCGGCCGCCGAGGACCTCGCCCAGGAGACGCTGATGCGGGCACTGGAGGCGCTGGGCGACTTCGACCCCGACTGCCCGATGTGGCCCTGGCTGAAGCGGATCGCGACGAACCTGGCGATCGATCACGTCCGCAAGGACCGCCGGAGCATGCAGTGCGGGCTGCTCGACGAGGAGGAGCTGACCGACTACCTGGGGATGGTCGACGACACGCCACCGCAGGCGGACGATTTCACCGACGAACTCGCGGAGCGATGGCTCATCGAGTCGATCCTCGTCGAGGTACCCGTCCGTCAGGCGGCCGCGCTCGAACTGTGCTACCTCGGCGGTTGGGCACATCGGGGGGCCGCGGACCTCCTCGGGTTGGGCGACAACGCGTTCAAACAGTTGCTGTTCCGCGCGCGCCGGACGATGGCCGACGAGTACGTCCGCCGGAGGGGCCCCTGCCCCTCGCATCCGAGCCGTACCCGAGATCGGTCGGGGGAGTTCTCACCCCCATTTCGGGGTGAGGGCCCACCTCCGACGATGCGTCCCGGTAGTGGCCACGAGCCCTCGCGGGCCGCAGCCGATCGCTACCAGGTCGTGGCCTGAACGCCGTTCCGACCCCGTTCCGGGGCGATCGCGCGGCCGGCACGCGCGGTGGTTCGTCGACGGGGGGGTCAGTCACGCCCCCGGTCCACGAACACCCCCCGGGTGACAACCTCCCCCATCGCCGGGAGGATGTCCGCCGGGGCGTGGCGAATCTAATGCCAGCGGGAGGGCGCCTCCGGGGACACCTCGCCAGCGAGCAGGGACCGTCTCCGGCGCGACAGCCCCCTTCAGGGGAGCCGGACATGGACACGCAGACCAGGACCGGACCGAGCACCGGCAACACCTCCGAGGACGGCGCGCTCGTGCGTGCGGCGCTGGGCGGCGACAAGTCGGCCATGGACCTCCTCATCGAGCGGCACCGCCCTCGCTTGGTGGCCTTCTGCCGCCGACGCACCCGCGACCGCGACCTGGCGGAGGACCTGGCGCAGGAGGTCCTGCTCCGGGCGCTCGCGCACCTGGAGTCGTTCGATACCCGGCGGGCGATGTGGCCGTGGCTCAAGCACATCGCGGCGAACCTCGCGATCGACCACGAGCGCAAGCACTGCCGCGAGACGGTCGGGCTGCCCGACGCGGAGGCCGAGGCCGAGGTCGAGGTCGAGGTCGACCCGCTCGCGGCGATCGACGAGCGCTGCCTCGTCGACGAGGCGTTGAAGGACGTGCCGGCACGCCAGGTTGCCGCGCTGGAGCTGTACTACTTCGAGGACTGGAGCGCGACCGAGGCCGCGGCGTTCTTCGACACCAACCGCCGAGCCATGCAGCAGCTACTGCACCGCGCCCGCAACTCGTTCAAGGTCGCCTACGAGCACACCGGAGGTCGCGTCGCCGGCGGGTTCGCGCTGCCGTTCGGGGCGCGGATCCGTGAGCTAGTGGACCGCGCTCGAGCGAGGGTCGGGGCGTGGGAGGCGTCGTTGCAGACGGCTGGCGCCCCCTTCAGCGCCGCGACCGCCGGCATCGTCGCGGCCGCGACGCTGACGACCGCAGGCATGCTCCCCCAGCCACCTGCCGCTCCAGCCCACCCGTCGATCGACAGCCCGTCCTACGCCCTCGCCGCACAGCACACCGCCGTGGTCGACCACGTGTTATCCGCAGGACCCCAAGAGGTTGCCTACACCGATCGGCTCGCCGCCGCGTCCACCCTCGCGTCCTCGGACGACCCGACGGAGCCGGAGACCGTGCACCGCTTCTCGTTCACCGCTCCCGACGGGGCGGTTCTCGGCGACCCCACCGACGCCGACGCGGACGTCGAGCGTGACGAGCACAGGCGCAGCCTCAACTACCAGTTCGAGCGCCGCCTCCCCGCGGGACCTGGGGACACCGTGCGCGACGACGCCAACGTCGTCACGGTGTACTGCGAGGGAACCGGCGCGACGGCGTGTGACGCCGTTGATGGACTACCGGACCAGCCCTGAGTCTGCGTCGATCACGAGATCAGACAGAAGATGTTGGGGTTGAACGGGTCGGGGACATGGGCTCCGACGTCCCAGTAGAGGATGGGAGCAACGTCCGGGCCGAGTGGGCCAGCGCTAACGACGCTCGAGCAGCTCGTGAGGCACACCCAGTTCGTCAGGCCGACTGGACCGAAGCCGAGAACCTCGACCCAAGCCATCACGCAGAGACCACTCGGCGTCTCCTCGCTCTGCTCGTCCGCACGCGCGACACCCGGGGCGGCGAACAGCATCGCCGCAACGAGCGCTGCTACGGCTACGCGCATCCGTGTCCGTGATCGAGCGACCATCGTCGTTCCTTCCGGTGGGGGTACGGCACGCCTGCACTCATCGAGGACAACGACGCGTGCCGTCACTGGTCACATACGCCGATTGGCCCCCGTGCCGTCAAGGCCTCGACCATCCGGGTGGAGGGGTCCTCAACCCACCTCAGACCAGTTCTTCCCCCGATCGATGGAGGAGCACGCGCTGATACACGTATGCCCATCGAACGGGAGCAGTTCGGTCGTTGAGGAAGACCTACGGCTGGAGGAGGCGCGATCTGATCGCAGCGTCGCGGAGCGCTGCCTTGAACAGCGCGAACTCCTTCAAGGTGAACATGCCGTCGATCTCTCGGCGGCGGACCATGTCGACGAGGCGGCTGAGGTCGCCGGCGCGACCCAGCCAGCCGACTCCGTCGACCACCGCGAAGATGTACTGGCCCGGCAGTCGCACGTTCGCGACGTTCTTGATCTCGTCGGACGCGGCCGTGAGCTTCGATCCGGTGGAATCGAACCCCTTCACGGGGATGGCGATCTGGGCGTCGGTCCCCCCGCCGGGGATGGCGAAGTCACATGGGGCAGATTCGCCGCCCCGGCCGCCGAACTGGGTACGCGCTGCGTACGGTAGCCCTAGCCCCTCGATGACCTCCTCGACCCGATCTTCGAGAGCGCGGCCAGCGGAGACGGCTCCGCCGGCTGTGGACCTCGAGCCGGCGCGAGCGATCAGGACGTCGGCCAAGGTGTAGGTCTCGCCGCGGAGCTGCTCGGCGCGGTCGACGATGCCGAACTCCTCGTCGAGCATGTCGATGATCGTCTCCGGTTCGGTCCGAGCCCGCGTCTTCCACGCTTCGGAGCCCGTGTGATGATGAAGCTGGCGCTTG encodes:
- a CDS encoding RNA polymerase sigma factor, with amino-acid sequence MDTQTRTGPSTGNTSEDGALVRAALGGDKSAMDLLIERHRPRLVAFCRRRTRDRDLAEDLAQEVLLRALAHLESFDTRRAMWPWLKHIAANLAIDHERKHCRETVGLPDAEAEAEVEVEVDPLAAIDERCLVDEALKDVPARQVAALELYYFEDWSATEAAAFFDTNRRAMQQLLHRARNSFKVAYEHTGGRVAGGFALPFGARIRELVDRARARVGAWEASLQTAGAPFSAATAGIVAAATLTTAGMLPQPPAAPAHPSIDSPSYALAAQHTAVVDHVLSAGPQEVAYTDRLAAASTLASSDDPTEPETVHRFSFTAPDGAVLGDPTDADADVERDEHRRSLNYQFERRLPAGPGDTVRDDANVVTVYCEGTGATACDAVDGLPDQP
- a CDS encoding RNA polymerase sigma factor — its product is MTALAIAPDGRGHVADGALARAHLAGQPEAFARLYERFFARLVALCVRHVVDTAAAEDLAQETLMRALEALGDFDPDCPMWPWLKRIATNLAIDHVRKDRRSMQCGLLDEEELTDYLGMVDDTPPQADDFTDELAERWLIESILVEVPVRQAAALELCYLGGWAHRGAADLLGLGDNAFKQLLFRARRTMADEYVRRRGPCPSHPSRTRDRSGEFSPPFRGEGPPPTMRPGSGHEPSRAAADRYQVVA